From Lycium ferocissimum isolate CSIRO_LF1 chromosome 12, AGI_CSIRO_Lferr_CH_V1, whole genome shotgun sequence, one genomic window encodes:
- the LOC132039389 gene encoding MDIS1-interacting receptor like kinase 2-like, which translates to MLIILITTVFPLVSAKWHFNTSETSSSANAVALLTWKASLESESELLLSSWKNTSTSPCHWDYIRCDNLGRVTDMNISYYRIKGTLHHLDFSSFSYLLKIDFFDNSLYGTLPANIFNLSRLSYLDLGSNDFSGTVPPEIGNLSSLSILYLDDNKFSGHIPQEIGTLNSLKGLVLSQNTFIGSIPTSFGNLTNLESLYLHTNSISGSIPKEIGMLSSLKLLDLSGNTFIGSIPTSFGNLTNLESLSLHNNSFSGSIPQEISSLTRLMEVELAENSLMGEIPTSIGDSGNLHLLTLNYNRLSGPIPSSIGNSTKLKRLYLYENGLYGPIPPSFGNLKSLVDMRLFSNKLTGSLPVELENITNWEMFHLADNNFTGHLPHNVCLGGFLIEISVQNNRFIGGIPRSLKNCPKLSRVRLNNNKLSGKISEVFGVYSYLDYIDLSHNELSGELSSKWGLCGKTTCLKMSNNNLSGSIPFEIGNASHIQVLDLSSNHFSGKVPRSLDSLKLLFELDLSGNKLSGDIPSEIGMLSTLAKLNLAANHLSGVIPQQIGNLCAVV; encoded by the coding sequence ATGCTAATAATTTTGATCACCACTGTGTTTCCACTAGTTTCTGCCAAATGGCATTTTAATACTTCTGAAACATCTTCAAGTGCAAATGCAGTTGCCCTTTTAACCTGGAAGGCCAGCCTTGAGAGTGAAAGCGAGTTACTTCTTTCTTCTTGGAAGAATACTAGCACAAGTCCTTGTCACTGGGACTACATTCGTTGCGACAACCTTGGACGAGTAACTGACATGAATATCTCATATTATCGCATAAAGGGTACCCTTCACCATCTAGATTTCTCATCATTCTCCTATCTCCTCAAAATAGACTTCTTCGATAACTCACTCTATGGTACTCTTCCCGCCAACATATTCAATCTTTCAAGGCTGAGTTACCTTGATTTGGGCTCCAATGATTTTTCTGGAACGGTTCCACCTGAAATTGGGAACTTGAGCAGCTTGAGTATTTTATACCTTGATGACAACAAATTCTCTGGGCATATTCCACAAGAAATAGGAACGTTGAATTCCCTTAAAGGTCTTGTTCTATCACAAAACACATTTATAGGCTCTATTCCCACTTCTTTTGGTAACTTGACCAACTTAGAGTCCCTGTATCTTCATACCAACTCAATTTCAGGATCCATACCTAAGGAAATAGGGATGTTGAGTTCCCTAAAACTTCTCGATCTGTCAGGCAACACATTTATTGGCTCTATTCCCACTTCTTTTGGTAACTTGACCAACTTAGAGTCCCTGTCTCTTCATAACAACTCATTTTCAGGATCCATACCTCAGGAAATTTCATCTCTGACACgtttgatggaagttgaattAGCAGAGAACAGTCTTATGGGTGAAATACCCACATCAATTGGAGACTCAGGCAACCTGCACTTGTTAACCTTAAATTATAACAGGCTTTCAGGACCCATTCCTTCATCCATTGGAAACTCGACTAAGCTCAAGAGAttatatttatatgaaaatgGACTCTATGGTCCCATTCCTCCAAGCTTTGGGAACTTAAAATCCCTTGTTGATATGAGATTATTTAGCAATAAACTCACAGGGTCCCTTCCAGTAGAGTTGGAAAACATTACAAACTGGGAGATGTTTCATTTAGCCGATAACAATTTCACTGGTCATTTGCCTCATAATGTTTGTCTTGGTGGGTTCCTGATAGAAATATCAGTTCAAAATAATCGTTTCATTGGTGGCATCCCGAGAAGCTTGAAAAACTGCCCCAAGTTATCCAGGGTCAGACTTAACAACAATAAACTATCTGGAAAAATATCAGAAGTTTTCGGTGTGTATTCGTATCTAGATTACATTGATTTAAGTCACAATGAGCTTTCTGGAGAGCTGTCATCAAAATGGGGCCTTTGTGGTAAAACGACCTGTTTGAAGATGTCTAATAACAATTTATCTGGATCAATTCCATTTGAGATTGGAAACGCATCTCATATACAGGTGCTTGATCTCTCCTCTAATCATTTCAGTGGGAAGGTCCCTAGAAGCTTGGATAGCCTAAAGCTGCTATTTGAGCTTGATTTGTCTGGTAACAAACTTTCAGGTGATATTCCATCAGAAATTGGGATGCTTTCTACACTCGCAAAACTTAACTTGGCAGCAAATCATTTGAGTGGCGTAATTCCACAACAGATTGGAAATCTTTGTGCAGTTGTTTAG
- the LOC132039390 gene encoding MDIS1-interacting receptor like kinase 2-like, with protein MTYESIIIATEGFDSKYCIVKGGQGSVFRVELLSGQVLAVKKIHPLDNGELNSLKSFESETKTLLKIRHRNIIKLYGFCSHARHSFLVYEFLEGGSLSERLRNNEKAIELDWIKRVSIVRGVAYALSYMHHECSPPILHRDISSKNVLLDHEDRPRLSDFGTAKLLRPNSSNWTSFAGTFGYVAPELAYTMEVNESCDTYSFGVLSLEVIFGRHPADIVEAISSLSSTSEILDILLKDFIDQRPLLPSPVAEELIKITKIAFACLNPSPQLRPTMQQVSASLAKEKALLKNSFPFITLGQLIDAKLGSS; from the exons ATGACATATGAGAGCATCATCATAGCAACAGAGGGCTTTGACAGCAAATATTGCATAGTAAAGGGAGGACAGGGAAGTGTCTTCAGGGTTGAGTTACTAAGTGGACAAGTACTCGCggtaaaaaaaattcatccatTAGATAATGGTGAATTGAACAGCTTGAAAAGCTTTGAAAGTGAAACAAAAACTTTATTGAAAATCCGCCATCGTAATATTATAAAGCTTTATGGATTTTGTTCACATGCAAGACATTCTTTCTTGGTTTACGAGTTCTTGGAAGGAGGAAGCTTGTCAGAGAGACTGAGGAATAATGAAAAAGCGATAGAGTTAGATTGGATTAAGAGGGTGAGCATTGTCAGAGGAGTGGCATATGCGTTATCTTATATGCATCATGAATGTTCACCTCCAATTCTTCACCGAGATATATCAAGTAAGAACGTTTTGTTAGATCATGAAGACAGGCCTCGTCTTTCTGATTTTGGTACTGCAAAACTCTTAAGGCCAAACTCCTCTAATTGGACTTCTTTTGCTGGAACTTTTGGATATGTTGCTCCAG AGCTTGCTTACACTATGGAGGTAAATGAAAGTTGTGATACCTACAGCTTTGGAGTGCTATCATTGGAAGTGATCTTTGGTCGGCATCCAGCTGATATTGTTGAAGCTATATCATCGCTTTCATCAACATCAGAAATCCTTGACATACTGTTAAAAGATTTCATTGATCAACGGCCATTACTTCCCTCTCCAGTGGCTGAAGAATTGATCAAGATCACAAAGATAGCATTTGCATGTCTTAATCCGAGTCCTCAACTTAGGCCAACCATGCAGCAAGTTTCTGCATCTTTAGCCAAAGAAAAGGCACTTTTGAAGAACTCCTTTCCTTTTATTACTTTAGGCCAACTAATTGATGCTAAATTAGGTAGTTCCTAA